The Ruficoccus amylovorans DNA segment CGTCCTGCCCTACCTGGCCGAACGCCAGGAAGAGCAGACCCGCACCACCTGGAGCGTCGAAACCGCCACGATGAACGCCGGTGGCTTCAAGACCACCGTCACCCCGACCGAGGACGCCCTCAAGACCTTCTTCGAGCAGGCGGGTGAGCGCTACAAGCTCCCCCCGCAGATGACGATCAACTACGTCGCCTTCCCCGCCGCCGATTACCTGAGCGAGGTTTCCACCCCGACGGACGAGGAACTCGACGCTTTCTACATCCGCAACATTTCCAAGTGGGAAAAGAACGCCGACGGTTCGGCCAAGCCGCTTGAAGAGGTGCGCGATGCCGTCGCCCAGGCCTGGAAGCAGCCGCAGGCCGCCCGCAAGGCCGCCGAAGCCGCCAGCCAGTTGACCGTCAAAATCTACAACGCCTACACCGCCAAGAAAATCGACGCCGGTGAGGAAGCCCTGACCGCCTTTATCAAGGACGCCGGGTACAAGGTGCAGGAAACCCCGTCCTTCAGCGTCGGCTCGCTCCCGCAGGACTTCCCGCTCCCGGCGCAGGCCGCCGAGGCCGCTGAAGCCCTCACCGACCGCCGCCTCTACAGCGACGCCATCGTCGGCCCCGACGGAGCCTACGTCGTCCTGCGCGGCCAGCAGACTCCTGCGACAATGCCCGAACTCGATGCCGTCCGCGAGCGCGTGGTGGCCGACTACACCGCCGTCGAGACCAACCGCGCCTTCACCGAATTCGGCGAGCAGATTCACAGCCAGCTCCAGCAGGCCGTGGACGAGGGCGGCTCCTTCTCCGCCGTCGCCCGCAAGGCCGGATTCGAGCCCAAGAGCTTCACGGATTTCACCATCATGGACATCCCCGAGGGGCTGCCGCAGTACTACTTCTACCAGCTCATGGACATGAAGCAGGGCGAAGTCTCCCCCATGCTCCGCTATGGCCCGGACGCGGTTTTCCTCTACGTGCAAAAGAAGGAAAAGCCCGCCATCGACGCCAAGGCCGACGACTTGCAGGAAACCCTCCGCACGCTCAGCTTCTACTACTCCGGCGCGACCGCGCAGGGCATCATCCGTGACCTCGTCGCCGTCGGCGACAAAATGGCTACTCCCGAGGAATTCTAAGCCCGCGCCCCGAGTAAACTTTCTTCTTTCCAAAACGCCCCGCCTGCAAGCGGGGCGTTTTTTTTGTATTAACCGACAAAGGCAGCAGAGTCGCAAAGAAGGGAGAAAATGGCGCGTAGCCCAACTCCCCGAAGCCCTTTGCGGCTCTGCGCCTTTGGGGGCACAAATCTCGCTCCAAATGAGAAGCGCCAGACCACTTCTACAAAAAAACGGCGCAGGTCAGTGACCCGCGCCGCACGCGAAAAACTATACTTTGCAACAAGCCTACTTGAGATAGCTCTTGAGCATCCAGACGGTCTTTTCGTGAACCTGAATGCGGGCAATCATGAGGTCTTCGGTTTCGTTGTCTTTGGCTTCGCCAGCGAGATCACGGGCCTTGGCGGCGTCCTTGATCAGCTTGGTGTGGTCTTCGACCAGGCTTGCCACCATCTTTTCGGCATTCACCTCCTCGCCCAGTTCATTCAGACCGGA contains these protein-coding regions:
- a CDS encoding peptidylprolyl isomerase, which translates into the protein MISWIQTIIQRHHKWFFGALLIVIIVAFVFTVGATPGIGSSNRSDYTRNFLGFNLSSQQVQQQLARGVELSFILSNRNPSQINFEAAMKQRAVMLYLADTLEIPEPTEAQLMSFIQTRPAFIDPQTGVFSNNIYTSFVDNVSNSDRYDQQTVVAILTQDWRIDRAAEAVSGPGYVLPYLAERQEEQTRTTWSVETATMNAGGFKTTVTPTEDALKTFFEQAGERYKLPPQMTINYVAFPAADYLSEVSTPTDEELDAFYIRNISKWEKNADGSAKPLEEVRDAVAQAWKQPQAARKAAEAASQLTVKIYNAYTAKKIDAGEEALTAFIKDAGYKVQETPSFSVGSLPQDFPLPAQAAEAAEALTDRRLYSDAIVGPDGAYVVLRGQQTPATMPELDAVRERVVADYTAVETNRAFTEFGEQIHSQLQQAVDEGGSFSAVARKAGFEPKSFTDFTIMDIPEGLPQYYFYQLMDMKQGEVSPMLRYGPDAVFLYVQKKEKPAIDAKADDLQETLRTLSFYYSGATAQGIIRDLVAVGDKMATPEEF